In Candidatus Eisenbacteria bacterium, the following proteins share a genomic window:
- the fliQ gene encoding flagellar type III secretion system protein FliQ, which translates to MNSSFAVDLIRHSLTMSLTVAAPLLLTALLVGVAVSVVQAVTQLQEQTLTFLPKLVLMALVFAITLPWVLGTLVGYVVQMIRSLPSLAA; encoded by the coding sequence ATGAACTCCTCGTTTGCGGTCGATCTCATTCGGCACTCGCTGACGATGTCGCTCACCGTCGCGGCACCGCTGCTGCTCACCGCGCTGCTGGTCGGCGTGGCGGTCAGCGTGGTGCAGGCCGTGACGCAGCTCCAGGAGCAGACGCTCACGTTCCTGCCCAAGCTGGTGCTGATGGCTTTGGTGTTCGCGATCACGCTGCCGTGGGTGCTCGGAACCCTGGTGGGCTACGTCGTCCAGATGATCCGCAGCCTTCCGAGCCTCGCGGCATGA